The genomic region ACGATCAAAGCTATGCCCTGCACGCTTTCTAGTCGTTATTTTAACACGGCCCACGCTCAATCCTAACATCACAGTCCACCTGCTCCAAATACAACCACGATATCTACAAAGCCAGTACGAGTCCTGGTGACGGTGGCTGCTGCTGGATTGGTTGGGACCCAGATCTCTCCGTAAACCATGCCTAGAGACAGCGGTTAGAGGCTTTCATTGAATGAAACTCTTCCAACACACAACATGAGGAACTGGAGGCAACATCTTGAAATCGGTTAAGAGTGATTTTTCCCTTTGTAGTGCAGCACTGTGCTGCTTTGTGCGTCACCACGGCGCAGCTGGGGGAAGCGACGCTGCTCAGGAGTGACTTGGGGCTcagaacaagatgatctttaaggtcccttcccacccaaaccattgtGTGGTTCTGTGCTCCGCTAAAGCCGCCTCTTGGCAGTTCTCATCAGCCCGCTTCGGTGTGACTGCCTGCCAAAGGGACAGCAACGCCCTGGTGGCACATTTCAGACTGCCGTCTCTCTCCCGTTTCTGGATGGATAATGGAGACTTTGTTTCTGCCTTAATATTCGCAGATCATATCACAAGGGAGAAGCTGGAACGGATTCTCGCTGTCATTCAAGGAACAAATCATAAGGCCCTGCTGATGTACGTATCCAGTGGGGAAACGCAGCTGACCTGATCTGACTGCCGTTTGCtggtctttaaaaagaaattagatgaTTTTGTTTGCCATAATCAAGTCTTTAAAGGTTGGAGTGCGAGACAGGAACAGAGAGAAGCTGCTCTGAGTGCTCTGTGCTCTGGTGAGAGGTCGCAGTTAAGTGTCCTTCTCATATCCTGAAATCTCCAGCTATTTTGGGACTACTAGCTACATTAGGACCTACAAAAATATCTTGTAGACGTGACCAAGTACCTCCCTCCCAGACTGACAGTACACATATCATAGTATTAAAATCTATGCAAAGACTCGACACACAGGGagttttaagaataaaaattgcAGCTCTGCTTTATTGGGGGTGGAGATATTTTGAATGCCATTGAAGGGAAGTACTAAGTGCCTGCGctgctccctttttttccctctttccaggCATTCTAACATCGATATGAAAACACAAGAGGCATACGAGCTGGCTGTCAAAGGGTTGCTTCGTCCCATGGGAAAAAGCCCTCCGATAATCACAGCAATCCGATGCCTCCAGTTCGTGCTTCCAGAATTCCAGCTAGGTAGGACTGGTACAGAAACTACTGGGGAAGTCTGAGTATGTACTACAGCAAATAAGTCGGTCAACTTCAGTTTCTTATTCGTGATTTAAGGCAAAATGAGCTGGTGGGAACTTTGTATCAACTTGTAACTGGTAATCCCTGTAGAAAATTTAATGGTTTGTAGTTTCCACAGTCCCAAAAGCTCAATAGATGAAATCTTTAGTGCAGTGGAAAGATTTGTTGGTAGGGCAAGACCTGGACCCCTCACAGTACTGAAGCTGCCGTAGTAAATCAAGCCAGCTGTGCACCTAGCTCAGGTTTTCCCTGCCAGTTCCAGGTCTAAGGCTGAGCCAATAAAATTTGCACAATGAATAGTATGGGGCAAAATTCTTCCTTATCCCAACGTTTCAGTGTAACACGTttcagtgttggttttgtttttttttttaaagcgtggTTTGCTTTCCTGCAGCCAGTCTCCTACTCCTCACAAATTATTTGTCTTATTAAAAAGGTACCTTTTCCTGTCCCTTTTGAAATACCTAAATGTCTACATTGCTCTCCTGTATATATAGGTTGTTTTCTAAAACATTCACTTTGGGAGGGGCTAGGACACCCTGCAGTATTCCAGAAAATCATAGTCCACCCCTGCTGTATCTTAAATAGTCTCTTCTGCCAAACCAGTTCTTTCAGCAAAACTGTGAGCGATGTCTGGATTTACAGACAAGGTCTGAGTTTGTGTCAATGCTTCGCTGCTTCTGACGGAATCTCTCTGTCCTTCTAGAAATCCATTGCTTGCATGAGACTCAGCAGTACCTCCGAAAAATAGTTCATGAGATTGGTCTGGAGCTGAAATCCTCTGCCGTGTGCACACAAGTGCGAAGAATACGCGACGGTGTTTTCACGCTGGACGATGCTCTGCTGAGAACCCAGTGGAACCTGCAGAGCATACAGAATGCCATTTGGGACTGTCAGCTGAAAGTGCAAACAGAGTTAGAGAAAACACTAGGCCATCAGGATAAAAGTCTCCGTGATAAGATGGACGCCGAGATGGGCCACGCTGCAGACAGCTGAGCGTGTGCTACGGGGGGAACGTCCACGGGCGATCTCTGTAGCACAATAACGCAGCCACACGCTGACAGCGTGACggacagcagaaggaaagaggTTAATTGCAGTTCACTTCCACCCTTTCCTTGAGATGACTTTAATCAGAGAggcatttttttcactgacaggctgtataatttttttttttttttaaagcgtcaCAAACAGTTCATTAACAGGAGTGAGCTGTGCCAAAATTCCTGTTGACTTCGGGAACATTAGGTTGCTAAGGGATATAAAAACCCATCCCCAAATTGTTTAGCAGCAGGAAACAGGCAGCGTCTTACAGAGCTGTATTCCCTTGACTGCACAGATCTGTGTGTTCCTTGCAAGTGGCGGAATAACTTATCTCCTGtatggattttattttccctctgttgTCCTAGAGTATTTTCGTTCCGTGAGTcctgctttcagaaaagcaagagCTCAAAATCAGACTAAAAGAGGGACGTGCGGGAGAAAACAGTTTACACAAAGCAATGCAAGGGAATGGTTATATCCAGGGTGTGAGGAGGAAAGTGGCTTGTGATAGGGACTGATGCATAAGATacacaagaaataaaactgaaagtgaCCTGAAGGGGAAGAGGCTGGTTCTTGGCTCAGTACTCATCCATGAATATaaagactcattaaaaaaaaaggcatgcagCTTTCCCCCGCCCCGAGGAACCCAGGGCGTTCGGGGGTCTGTGGtatcctgctctgcagcagctccatgcAGACGGCGCGTACTGCCCTTCAGTGAAGCTCTGTAATGCCATTTGTTCTCCGTTACCTCATTACAGATGGGTCTGACTTAGCAGAAACACACTtcctaaatttaaattaaaaatctgaagttaCTGTTATTGCACTCCGTATTTTTCCAGCTCTACACTTAGCTAGCAAGTTTGGAGATCTATTTATAGAGAGCAGAGGATTTGTTCTATTCCTCTTCTGGATTCGGACTAAGGCCAGCATATTTCATCCTCCAGATAGTCATTAAAGTACAAGAAGTAACTGGGAGGAGCAGTAAGAGGGGCTGTGACGAAGTACCTCAGTGGCAGAGTCCAGTCCTGTCCTGAAGCACCCCAGGAGTCATTAACTTAGAGCCTGGAATCTTTCAGTTGTTCTGGgtttccctgctctgcagagagctgccagaaCAGCAGCGGAGCGGAGCTGCCACCACGTGGCACGTCACCGTGCCAGCCGCAGAGCCGCGGGGACTCCCCAAGGGCAGGTCGCTCTTACCTCAGCTGGTTGGTTCTGGGCGCGTTCATCCTCCGTGGACACGGGACTGGGGTCAGGGTACCTTCCACGGACAACTGTCCTGAGCTAACTGCAGCGTAAACCCATCACCACGGGAGCCTGAGTTCTGGAGCCGGGCAGAACCCTTGCACAGCTACAGCTGCAAGCTTTAATACTAATGCTCCTACCAGGAGGCAAAAACATGGACTTCTCAGTCCTTAAATAACTTTGGTCATGGAGCATACTCCATCCTACGTGGCCTACACCTAACGCAATCTGAACGAATTTCTGTACGTACTTCCCATTGCAAAAAACCACTTCCAGTTGCATGTGCCAGACTAAAGTTTTGGTGGGAACACTCCAGGATAAACCAGTTCTTCCACACAGAAAATACCAGCCAAAACAGCAAAGTAGGTTTTGAGAACAAAGTTATTATTTCCCAGTTCTTGTCTTCTTgttacttttttcctccccttaaaACTACTCCAAAACACAGGAGTTTTTCACACTTGGGAAGAGGGGGTTTATGGTGGAGAGGATACACCTGTAACCACACCCGTGAGAGTCCATTCTTACATGGCCACGGTAAATACCCTCCAGAGAAGCACACCTGCACGTTAGCAGAGACTTGCTTGAATGAGTCACACAATACAGATACTTTGCCTTTTCCCGGGCTTTAGACCCCTGCCCACGGCTTTTGTAGTAAAACAAGGCGTTTGTTAGTGATGCTTCTGTGCCAGGTCCAGAACCGAGAGCACAGAAAGAAACAGTTACCTCTTCTGAGCAGCAGCCTCGTGGCCTTTTTATGGTTTCCAAGCACTACGAAGACAGATTCATTTGATTCAAATTTAGAAATAGTGACCAGACTGCAGCATGGGCCTGACCAGAGACCAGGGGGGGAAACTTACTGGCAAGAAGGGCTTACAAGTAGAAAGGGGCAGAAGGACATCAAGCTTGAGtgaaaaaaaggacaacagaTCTGCAGTCAGCAGGGTGCTTCATCACTCAGAACTGCACGAAGCAGCCAAATTTAGTCTGTACAGTCACCCCCAATCCTAACACCTGACATTGGAACACTCAGGCTCTCAACATAATTTTGTGTTTAGGAGACGGCCACTTTCGCAGTGACTCTGCATCTAGAAGAGAGCAAAGGTAATCCAGCACCTACCCATTACTGGGTACTGCTGCCACGCTGCCTCCATTAAGCCCTCAGAAAACATTTGAATAATAGATGTTACAGTTGTCTCAGAATATAGTTTAAGAATTTGTTCCCAGGTTCATGCAATGTTTTATAGGCTCTTAAAGGGAATTACTGAGAAATGTGATAGCTGCTTTATTCAGACGGGACAGTTCAACACAACTTCACATTTTGCCATTTACTACAAGAAATGATACAAAACCTCTAGATACCAGAGCAGTTAAGTACAGAAATGCAGAACACCCAGACTTATCCAGATTTgatcataaaacaaaacaaaaaccccaaatcaccACAACTTCAGCTTTCTTCCCTCCCTacttctgagggttttttccttttctttcaaagcagcTATTACATTGCACATGTGTATGCCCTCACTTCCTCTAGCAATTCAGTATCCAAATAGCCCCTGGATGTCGTAGAGAAGCAAAGGCTCCATGGGAAGTCTTAACACCAACCTGAATTCCAAcctttccaataaaaaaataaaaatactgttcatCAGGTAGTAGAAGAAATTATCCAAAGTCCTACATCCCTTTCCCACAAGCAGGAAACGGTTGGTAGATTCAACAACTTTCACGTTCCAAAGCTTCCTAGAAATGAGGCTGTTAACCCATACGCTGTTGCAATTCTACATACATATTTCTGAGGCCACCTTACGTCAGTTCTAAACCACTAGGACACTAAAACATAATGGGCCAGTAACAGTCATTTTTGCAGGACGTGGCAGTCTTCAGGTTCAATACTAGTCGCTAAGCTCCAGATCATATTCAGGGTAGAGCTGCTTTGTAGTAACCCCTCGGATAAcagctagaaaagaaagaaataccattGCTTTCATTAAACAAAGATCAGATCGATCAGAGAAGTTGTACTTTCCTCCCAGTAGCCTCTAACTATCCCATAGAACCTTCCATAGCCACAAAACCAAAGATTTTGCAGTTTTGCTCCCCGCTTGTCTCAACACTTTTCTTGTTTAAGTGCGTGAAGAGCAAACCTGACAAAAATCAGTAAGACTTACAAAGTTTTGGCAATTCATAACACAGGCTAAAATAGTGGTAAATAACAATTATTTCACTTGTTCAGTTCTAAAAACCTCCcaagaaaataacaacaaaagcATTTGTGCTTGCACTGGTGATTAGGTAATATAAGCCTAGAATGAAGAATCCTTAAAACAAGCTCTGCCTTCATGGCGCAGTAGCTTCTCTCTCTGTCTACATGAAAACTTCGTCTAAGAAGTTCTTCCACAGCTTTCCCCTTCCTTACCCAGCTTGCCTAGCAGCATCTGTCCAGCATCTTTAATATCATTGTACTCATGGAGCAGAGAGATGTGCTTCTCCAATTCCTCCAGGCTGTAGCCTCTGTAACAATAAAGCCAGAAAGGtcaaaaatcatagaaaaaatgatagaaaaaaaaaaatgacacagcaggattgctgctgctgctgcagcataGCGAGTGCTGCCGCTGCTGACCAAGTACAGAGAGGATATTTGAGATACACAAGCCCAGCACGTCAAAAGctgaatctgaaggcagcaagtACTGTTGCTACAAGTCATAAACATGAAAGCTACAAAAATCAGCAAATCCTCATTTTGAGGGTTTTTCCCACATCAAGActtaccaaaaaaccccaacaatccaCTCCCTGAGTTCTCAGAATCAAGTAGAAATAGGAATAGGCTGCAGTGAATTTGATTTATACAAATCTCTAATCTGCATCTAggtaacaaaaaaatatttaaggtcTATTTATCCTTGAGGataaccccccccccagcttttggAACAGCCTTTGTTGTGCTACCATTTCCATCTCACGCACTACACATTATCTTAGAAAATATCACTCCTTCGCAACGAATAACCCACAGAGattctctctcttaaaaaaaaaaaataatcaagcagcaATTTTATCTCAGAACAGCTGCTAACAAGCAGCTGCCACAGTGTGTCATAAGAAACCACAATAAAACAGTTGCACGACCCTGTACGTGGCACCCGTCAGGCCACAGCGTTCTGCGGGCCACTTGCTTGTCTGGAAAATACCTCTGCTTCTCAGACACAAAGGTTTAACCCACTCGCCTCAGACACAAAGCAGACATTTGAACAAGTCACAGAACATTTGATCAAGGgggaacaaaaaaggaaataattttaccTAGGACTAAATTGGGCAGGTCATGCAAGTCATGATCTGAATTTTCATTCTCACATGATCAAGCTCTTCTGGTAGCATGACATGTTGAAGTCTCACCATAGTTAAAATTATTCGTTCCCCATTTACACATAATTACCTCAGCAGCATCTGGGGTAAAGTTAAAATCTTTTTATCCAAGGTCCTACTaaaacttgttttgctttaccAAATAAACCAGAAAGAATTCCCTCATCTTTAACAGGTCCCATAACTCAAAACAACACTGTAATCAACACTTTATAGCACCATGATAAAAATGGCATCACAAGAGGTTTGCTTTTAGCTCTAATTCCTAGaccatattttgttttaaaaacaaaaataactgaggCATCACAGGGAACACTGAGCTTGCCAACGACATACTCAGACAACAATTGTGCAATTTCCTGGTCCAGAGCAAGGTCTTTCTGTTTCAGCTCTTCAATTTCATAGCGCAGGGCTTCTTCGTTGGCTCCATGAGGTTGGCAGGCCCTTGGAGACGGGATCTGTAGAGCACAGAAGATGTTTAACACTAACTCAGCCCTGGCTGAGATGCTACCCGGCTGGTGGGCAGTGATCAGAAAATATGCTACGTGTCATTGgatcaaaaaggagaaaaaataaaagggaaaaaaatatctccttggCGGGGATGAGGGGAAGCTCATGTAAAATCTTTGTGAGTTTATGTAACATCAGCCTGCTCCAGATCATACTCAACAGCATTTTGGAGATTTACAGtgtaaagtgaaaataaaaaaataaaaatcacaatttgGCTTTTAAGAGAAGCTCCCAGGACGGTGCAGCGCCAAACCGCAGGGCCGGCAGGGACTCGGGCAACGGGGAACTTCACCCTCCATGAAAAACaccccccgccgggccggggacGTACGAGCGGCTGCCGGGCGGCAGGGCCGGCCCCGGGGGCAGCCGCCGAGCAGGGACCACCTCCCCCCCCGAGCCCGGGCGGGGACTCACCGGTGACTTGAAGccggccgcgccgctccgccggccgCCACCGGGGGTCCTGGTAAAGCAGAGGGGCCGCCGCGTCAGAGGCCGGGTACCcccacggcggggccgggccgcctcGGCGGGGGCaggggagcgagggaggggaGTGGGACAGCGGGGAACCGGGTCCTACCTCCTGGGCAGAGGCCGCggcagggcgggggggcggcggggcgggctgcggCCCGCGGTCGGCGGGGACCGCTCGGCCAGggctgccgcctcccgccgctccggggcggggcacgccgggagcaGGAGCCCTgccgcggggcacgccgggagttgtagtcccgTCTCCGCCGCGGAGCACGCCGGGAGTTGTAGTTCTCCGTTCACATGGCCCAGCCTgggaaccccccccacccccccctacAAAGCTGCAGGTAGCACAGGGCGTAATTACCCCAATTACCGCAACCGAGGTGATAACGCCTTCCAAAAAACACctcagagcagccccagctccgggGCCCCAGTCGGAATGGGGTCTCAGGGAGTGCTCTGGCTCCCCATGGGGTCACTCATGccattatatattatatatatatatttatagaggAGAAGCTGCCACTGCCCGAGCCGCTGGCTGCCCCCCACATCCTGCCGGGCAGGGGAAGCGCTCGCTGAGGGCCCCGCGCAGCTCCCGGGCGTGCAGCCATAGCCTTCTGTTACGGTTATTGTCattcagacaattattctctcacgcgatgagccctccccacctgggaaggggaatcagggaaaaacaaggaaacccgagggttgacaTATAAACAGATGCAATACACTAACActtaataattaacattaataatgctgaagaaccagtattgatcccgatgcCAATACAAAGCACACGAGGCCCatccccagcccattccatcGCGGAAGCCATGCGCTCCcggcagggacagccaacgtgggactctgcgagcgcggcggcggcggcggggggaagggaCGGGCTcagggtccggcaccggggcgaggagtgctcagggtggcagccagcaagggagagagagagaactcctgaGCAAACCTCCAATTTATATTGAATGGGACATTCCTGGTATggaataaccctgttggcagcctggggcaagcgcccgggtctcgctcctcctcgtccccacaCCTGGCGAGCCCCAAAACACCGAGACCTCGAAACccacaccccagagctggctggagaGTGAATATTTTCACCAAatcagacaccagagtcttctaaaagcacagttttcccaagcattagaagagaaacgAGTCtcgtgtcgctcaaaccaggtcACCTTCCAAGGCCTCATCCCCGCTACCACGGCCTGGACACCAACACCCGCTCCGGGGTCCAGTGCCATTCCCGGCCCGGCCACAGCGGCCAGCGCTTAGAAGGTCAGAGGACCTGGGAACGGGATCACAGGCCGGCGACACCCGACGCCCGCGCCAGCCGCCACTTCAAAGGCAGCGCTCAGACACCACAGGATAAAACGGCGACGCGGAGCTGCAGGACGCGCCCTGCGCAGGCGGGGgacgcccgccccgctccccggccgggTGTGTAGCCGGCATTACCCGGGGCCACCGGGCCGCAGCGGAGCGAGGCcgccccccgccgagccccgtgctgcggcccggcccggcccggagccGGGCGGGGCGGAGTctggcggccgcccccgccgctccccgccgcggctgaCGTGGCCCGGGCGCGGGGCGGACATGGCGGacggcagcaggcagagcaggctggCGGCGGCCAAGAAGAAGGTGAGGGGACGGCGGGGACCGGACGGGACAGGAcgggggggctggcggcggccgggCTCCCCGGGCCCCGCGCGGATCGGGGCCGCCGGGCCGTGCCTCCCCCGAGGGGCGCGGGCcaggcccggccgccgccgccccctcagtccgggccgggccaggccgcggtggggccgccgggagcccccccggtgcccggggctgcggccgggcctTCCCCGCtggcggggccgcccccggcccgggggaAGGCGGCCGTGGGGAAGCcgggcccgggctgccgcggtgCCGTGCGGGCTGCCCGCCCCGCTTtggttgttttccttcctccccatctttttctattttattttattttgtttttattatttccccGGGGGAAGCTGGTCCCCGCGCGTCCCGGCGGGATGCGACTGTGTGTCAAAGTCATGCGAACGAGAAAGTGTCCTGGAGCAGTCCAGGCTTCCATTTTGAAATCCTCTGAATAATGGGATCCttcttcttaatttatttccctcccccccccccccatcctgagCCGCAGCCGTGCCCTGCCCGCCCGGCGGCTGgcgcagcggggacgggggcgTTTGGGGGCGGTGGGGGTGTGTGGGCGGTGCTGGTGGAAGTTATATTTACATATAACTGCCCAGGACTCCCCGGGTTTGGGCTTAAGTGTTCGATAACATCCACAGCAATGCCGGAAGAGCTGTCAGGGTTCAAGTTACAGCTTATCAGACTGGCTTTTCCTGGGTGAAATGAGtaagatttaaaaatcagttgTAGATTGCTTCTCCCCTGAGTTCGCAGTTATTACAGTATCTGCATTAATGTGTTGTccgtctttttcctttttaaaatccttcACAGAGTGGAAGATCTTCCTAAAGTGTTTTTTCACTTTACATTCAGGATTAATTGCCCTGTATTAATTTTCCCTTACTGCTCTTAATTataaccctaaaaaaaaaacaaccccaaaatgtCTTTTAATCTCCTTTTAGATGCAGTATAGAGTATGAAGTTGTTTCCCAAGAACATCATTAGCTGTATGCAAAAGTTGAACATTTATAAGTTTGAGCCTCTTGGCATAAACCCATCACAC from Chroicocephalus ridibundus chromosome 15, bChrRid1.1, whole genome shotgun sequence harbors:
- the TRUB2 gene encoding pseudouridylate synthase TRUB2, mitochondrial gives rise to the protein MAAVPGGLFAVYKPAGVAWGRVREAVETRLLRELNAAPGRPPRQHVRFLPAPDGGDGGATGLVAARVPVLADHPLVRGPRFRRLKIGAGHRLDVKASGVFVLGIGHGNKLLTDLYNCHLTKVYTVGGLFGKATDDFSDTGKLVEKTTFDHITREKLERILAVIQGTNHKALLMHSNIDMKTQEAYELAVKGLLRPMGKSPPIITAIRCLQFVLPEFQLEIHCLHETQQYLRKIVHEIGLELKSSAVCTQVRRIRDGVFTLDDALLRTQWNLQSIQNAIWDCQLKVQTELEKTLGHQDKSLRDKMDAEMGHAADS
- the SWI5 gene encoding DNA repair protein SWI5 homolog, with the protein product MSAPRPGHVSRGGERRGRPPDSAPPGSGPGRAAARGSAGGGLAPLRPGGPGLGHVNGELQLPACSAAETGLQLPACPAAGLLLPACPAPERREAAALAERSPPTAGRSPPRRPPALPRPLPRRTPGGGRRSGAAGFKSPIPSPRACQPHGANEEALRYEIEELKQKDLALDQEIAQLLSEGYSLEELEKHISLLHEYNDIKDAGQMLLGKLAVIRGVTTKQLYPEYDLELSD